In Alloyangia pacifica, the following proteins share a genomic window:
- a CDS encoding N-carbamoyl-D-amino-acid hydrolase — MSRKFTVAAAQLGPIARDEPRSSAVARLCAMMRAAKARGASLVVFPELALTTFFPRWYIESGAELDQWFETEMPSAATAPLFALARELQIAFHLGYAELTPEGRRFNTAILVSPGGEILGKYRKIHLPGHRENEPWRPFQHLEKRYFEKGDLGWPTFDMLGGKLGMCICNDRRWPETWRVLGLGGAELVCLGYNTPIHFAPAPEHDHLQYFHNELSAQAGCYQNGTWGVAVAKAGLEEGSVLIGGSLIVAPTGEIVARATTSGDEVITAEVDLDRCAEIRANVFNFEEHREPQDYLPITAPKPDRRAAE, encoded by the coding sequence ATGAGCCGCAAGTTCACCGTTGCCGCCGCCCAGCTCGGCCCCATCGCCCGGGACGAGCCGCGCAGCTCGGCCGTCGCCCGGCTCTGCGCGATGATGCGCGCGGCCAAGGCGCGGGGCGCCAGCCTCGTGGTCTTTCCCGAGCTTGCGCTCACCACCTTCTTTCCGCGCTGGTACATCGAGTCCGGAGCCGAACTAGACCAGTGGTTCGAGACCGAGATGCCGAGTGCCGCCACCGCACCACTCTTTGCGCTAGCCCGCGAATTGCAGATCGCCTTCCATCTCGGCTACGCCGAGCTGACCCCGGAGGGACGCCGCTTCAACACGGCCATCCTCGTTTCGCCCGGGGGTGAAATCCTGGGGAAGTATCGCAAGATCCACCTCCCCGGCCACCGGGAGAACGAGCCCTGGCGCCCCTTCCAGCACCTTGAAAAGCGGTACTTCGAAAAGGGCGACCTCGGCTGGCCGACCTTCGACATGCTTGGTGGCAAGCTTGGGATGTGCATCTGCAACGACCGCCGCTGGCCCGAGACCTGGCGCGTTCTGGGTCTCGGCGGCGCCGAGCTGGTCTGCCTGGGCTACAACACCCCGATCCATTTCGCTCCGGCACCCGAGCATGACCATCTGCAGTATTTCCACAACGAGCTGTCGGCCCAGGCGGGCTGCTACCAGAACGGCACCTGGGGCGTTGCGGTGGCCAAGGCGGGGCTCGAGGAAGGCTCGGTGCTGATCGGCGGCAGCCTCATCGTTGCCCCCACCGGCGAGATTGTCGCCAGGGCCACGACCTCGGGCGACGAGGTGATCACGGCAGAGGTGGACCTCGACCGCTGCGCCGAGATCCGCGCCAATGTCTTCAACTTCGAAGAGCACCGCGAACCGCAGGACTACCTGCCGATCACCGCGCCCAAACCAGACCGCCGCGCGGCGGAATAG
- the mepA gene encoding penicillin-insensitive murein endopeptidase: MIRTLTRLTLASTLALALASCSDDRPAPRATSTDQLPKVTGVISSKSAKQLFGAQDVSARLAPAAYGSYSKGCVAGAQQLPETGPTWQAMRLSRNRNWGHPELIDFVEDLSRKAAQLPGWNGLYVGDMSQPRGGPMTSGHASHQMGLDADIWMRPTDSLQLTRQQREDLSSISMQRASGAYVNDKWTPQHHALLKAAAQDPRVARIFVFPGAKVQMCKDETGDRAWLRKIRPWYGHHYHFHVRLNCPRGDASCVEQTPPPAGDGCADAQAWVNNILNPPKPDPNAPKVTPKPKRDLVMGDLPAQCASVLAAR, from the coding sequence ATGATCCGCACCCTGACCCGCCTCACCCTGGCCTCCACGCTTGCCCTGGCCTTGGCCTCGTGCAGCGATGACAGACCCGCCCCGCGTGCAACCAGCACCGACCAATTGCCCAAGGTCACCGGCGTCATCTCATCAAAGAGCGCCAAGCAGCTCTTTGGCGCCCAGGACGTGTCCGCACGGCTTGCCCCGGCTGCCTACGGCTCCTATTCCAAGGGCTGCGTCGCCGGTGCCCAGCAGCTGCCCGAGACCGGGCCCACCTGGCAGGCCATGCGCCTGTCGCGCAACCGCAACTGGGGACACCCCGAGCTGATCGATTTCGTCGAGGACCTGTCGCGCAAGGCCGCGCAGCTCCCCGGCTGGAACGGGCTCTATGTCGGCGACATGAGCCAGCCGCGCGGCGGGCCGATGACCTCGGGCCACGCCAGCCACCAGATGGGCCTCGACGCCGATATCTGGATGCGCCCCACCGACAGCCTGCAACTGACCCGCCAGCAGCGCGAGGATCTGTCGTCGATCTCCATGCAGCGCGCCTCGGGCGCCTATGTGAACGACAAGTGGACGCCGCAGCACCACGCGCTGCTGAAAGCCGCGGCGCAGGATCCGCGGGTCGCGCGGATCTTCGTCTTCCCCGGCGCCAAGGTGCAGATGTGCAAGGACGAGACGGGCGACCGCGCCTGGCTGCGCAAGATCCGCCCCTGGTACGGGCATCACTATCATTTCCACGTGCGCCTGAACTGCCCGCGCGGCGACGCCAGCTGCGTCGAGCAGACCCCGCCCCCCGCGGGCGACGGCTGCGCTGACGCGCAGGCCTGGGTGAACAACATTCTCAACCCCCCGAAACCCGATCCCAACGCGCCGAAGGTGACCCCCAAGCCCAAGCGCGACCTGGTGATGGGAGACCTGCCGGCCCAATGCGCCTCTGTCCTCGCAGCGCGCTGA
- the recQ gene encoding DNA helicase RecQ produces MPRDTAPAEALLKDIFGYDAFRPGQGEIVGAVAAGHNVLAIMPTGGGKSLCYQLPALLRGGLTVVISPLIALMRDQVRGLREAGVAAGALTSGNTQDETDAVWQGLEDGSLRLLYLAPERLASTGTQRMLAQAGVGLIAVDEAHCVSQWGHDFRPDYLRIGELRRALNVPIAAFTATADQETQAEIVTRLFDGQQPETFLRGFDRPNIHLAFAPKDSPRAQILRFAAARRGRSGIVYCGTRAKTEALSKALGDEGHPTCFYHGGMEAEARRAVEERFATEDGLIVCATVAFGMGVDKPDIRWVAHADLPKSIEAYYQEIGRAGRDGAPAETLTLYGADDIRLRRAQIDEGMAPPERRTADHGRLNALLGLAEALGCRRQALLRYFGEESAPCGNCDLCDSPPEVFDGTEAVRKALSAALRTGENFGAGHLIDILLGNETDKVRQRGHDGLPTFGVGKDLKKGQWQAVFRQMMGRDLVRPDPERHGALVMTEAARPILRGEQSIELRRDVIDKAAERRPQVKTLVSEEDAPLMSALKAKRRALAEAASLPAYMIFPDRTLIEMAERRPETLDQMGAISGVGAKKLERYGAEFLSVITGGVPEETHPLRMRAAARGAGDLYDRLMSAQAELVRGIDGTEKPLSCSASLLAKIAGLRDPAPEDLERILGDRRFERFGAAFMDLLAEAG; encoded by the coding sequence ATGCCACGCGACACCGCGCCCGCCGAGGCGCTGCTGAAGGATATTTTCGGCTATGACGCCTTCCGCCCGGGACAGGGCGAGATCGTCGGGGCCGTGGCGGCGGGGCACAACGTTCTGGCCATCATGCCCACTGGGGGCGGCAAATCGCTCTGCTACCAGCTGCCGGCGCTGCTGCGCGGCGGGCTGACGGTGGTGATCTCGCCGCTGATCGCGCTGATGCGCGACCAGGTGCGCGGGCTGCGCGAGGCCGGGGTGGCCGCCGGGGCACTGACCTCCGGCAACACCCAGGACGAAACCGATGCCGTCTGGCAAGGGCTCGAGGACGGCTCGCTGCGGCTGCTGTACCTCGCGCCGGAACGGCTCGCCTCCACCGGCACGCAGCGAATGCTGGCGCAGGCGGGCGTCGGGCTCATTGCGGTCGATGAGGCGCATTGCGTCAGCCAATGGGGGCATGACTTCCGCCCCGACTATCTGCGTATCGGCGAGCTGCGCCGGGCGCTGAACGTGCCCATCGCCGCCTTCACCGCCACCGCCGACCAGGAGACCCAGGCCGAGATCGTCACGCGCCTGTTCGATGGCCAGCAGCCCGAAACCTTTCTGCGCGGCTTCGACCGGCCCAACATCCACCTCGCCTTTGCCCCCAAGGACAGCCCGCGCGCGCAGATCCTGCGCTTCGCCGCCGCCCGCCGCGGCCGCTCGGGGATCGTCTATTGCGGCACCCGCGCCAAGACCGAAGCGCTGTCGAAAGCGCTTGGTGACGAGGGGCACCCGACCTGCTTCTACCACGGCGGCATGGAGGCCGAGGCCCGCCGCGCCGTCGAGGAGCGCTTCGCCACCGAGGACGGGCTGATCGTCTGCGCCACGGTCGCCTTCGGCATGGGGGTCGACAAGCCTGACATCCGCTGGGTTGCCCACGCCGACCTGCCGAAAAGCATCGAGGCCTATTACCAGGAGATCGGCCGCGCCGGGCGCGACGGCGCGCCTGCCGAGACGCTCACCCTTTACGGCGCCGACGACATCCGCCTTCGCCGCGCCCAGATCGACGAAGGCATGGCGCCGCCCGAGCGCCGGACGGCCGACCACGGAAGGCTCAACGCGCTGCTGGGGCTGGCCGAGGCGCTGGGATGCCGCCGCCAGGCCCTGCTGCGCTACTTCGGAGAAGAGTCCGCGCCCTGCGGCAACTGCGATCTCTGCGACAGCCCACCCGAGGTCTTCGACGGAACCGAGGCGGTGCGCAAGGCGCTTTCCGCCGCGCTGCGCACCGGCGAGAACTTCGGCGCGGGCCACCTGATCGACATTCTTCTGGGCAATGAGACCGACAAGGTGCGCCAGCGCGGCCACGATGGCTTGCCGACCTTCGGAGTGGGCAAGGACCTCAAGAAGGGGCAATGGCAGGCCGTCTTTCGGCAGATGATGGGGCGCGATCTGGTGCGCCCCGATCCCGAGCGCCACGGCGCGCTGGTGATGACCGAGGCCGCCCGCCCGATCCTGCGCGGCGAGCAGAGCATCGAGCTGCGCCGCGACGTGATCGACAAGGCCGCCGAGCGCCGCCCGCAGGTCAAGACGCTGGTGTCGGAGGAAGACGCGCCGCTGATGTCGGCGCTGAAAGCCAAGCGCCGCGCGCTGGCCGAGGCGGCCTCGCTGCCGGCCTACATGATCTTCCCCGACCGCACGCTGATCGAGATGGCCGAGCGGCGCCCCGAAACGCTCGACCAGATGGGCGCGATCAGCGGTGTCGGCGCCAAGAAGCTGGAGCGCTACGGCGCCGAGTTCCTCTCGGTGATCACCGGCGGCGTGCCAGAGGAAACCCACCCGCTGCGGATGCGCGCCGCGGCGCGCGGCGCCGGCGATCTCTACGACCGTCTGATGAGCGCCCAGGCCGAGCTGGTGCGCGGGATCGACGGCACCGAAAAACCTCTCTCCTGCTCCGCCTCGCTGCTCGCCAAGATCGCCGGGCTGCGCGATCCCGCACCCGAGGATCTGGAGCGGATCCTCGGCGACCGGCGGTTCGAGCGTTTTGGCGCGGCCTTTATGGACCTTCTCGCCGAAGCTGGTTAG
- a CDS encoding LysR substrate-binding domain-containing protein: MRKPYMPSVGELEAFVACARRGTTTMAAESLNLTQSAISRSLAALEDRLGVALFLRVRQRLVLSPAGQAFLLQAEKVLSELDGAAMGVMAFGGQSTVLRLAVLPSFARTWLIPRLSSFAREAPGITLDLSARLQPVEFARDPFDLALMRSQHETPGTSAETVVREEMVVVAAPALLAGRTELSDAELLELPLLQQSTRPTLWLDWFRGSDTDARRILRGARFDHFDMILDAATAGLGVGIVPEIIARPALSSGQLALAAPRRFDTGESYALILPERSAGSAEVRAFRNWLLREISA; the protein is encoded by the coding sequence ATGCGCAAACCCTACATGCCCAGCGTCGGCGAGCTGGAAGCCTTTGTCGCCTGCGCCCGGCGCGGCACCACCACCATGGCCGCCGAGAGCCTGAACCTGACCCAAAGCGCCATCTCGCGGTCCCTCGCCGCTCTGGAGGACCGGCTCGGCGTCGCCCTGTTCCTGCGCGTGAGGCAAAGGCTGGTGCTTTCCCCGGCGGGTCAGGCCTTTCTCTTACAGGCCGAGAAGGTGCTGAGCGAGCTCGACGGCGCCGCCATGGGGGTCATGGCCTTTGGCGGGCAATCCACCGTGCTGCGTCTTGCCGTACTGCCGAGCTTTGCCCGCACCTGGCTGATCCCGCGCCTTTCCAGCTTTGCCCGCGAAGCCCCCGGCATCACGCTCGACCTCAGCGCGCGATTGCAGCCAGTGGAGTTCGCCCGCGACCCCTTCGACCTCGCGCTTATGCGCAGCCAGCATGAAACCCCCGGCACCAGCGCCGAGACCGTCGTCCGCGAGGAAATGGTGGTGGTCGCGGCCCCCGCGCTTCTCGCAGGCCGCACGGAACTCTCGGACGCCGAACTGCTCGAACTGCCGCTCTTGCAGCAATCCACCCGCCCGACGCTCTGGCTCGACTGGTTCCGCGGCAGCGACACCGACGCCCGGCGCATCCTGCGCGGCGCCCGCTTCGACCATTTCGACATGATCCTCGATGCGGCGACCGCCGGGCTTGGCGTCGGCATCGTGCCCGAGATCATCGCCCGCCCCGCGCTTTCCAGCGGCCAGCTTGCCCTTGCCGCCCCGCGCCGCTTCGACACCGGCGAGAGCTACGCGCTGATCCTGCCAGAGCGCAGCGCCGGCAGCGCCGAAGTCCGGGCTTTCAGGAACTGGTTGCTGCGCGAAATCTCGGCGTGA
- a CDS encoding YggT family protein — protein MQSLFQILMLILDVIWFIIIAHVIMSWLINFQVLNLRQPLVAQIWDGLNRLLEPIYSTIRRVLPPMGGLDLAPLVTLIGIYAIRIILANNAGFFYGY, from the coding sequence ATGCAATCGCTGTTCCAGATCCTGATGCTGATCCTCGACGTGATCTGGTTCATCATCATCGCGCACGTGATCATGAGCTGGCTCATCAACTTCCAGGTGCTGAACCTGCGCCAGCCGCTGGTCGCGCAGATCTGGGACGGGCTGAACCGGCTGCTCGAGCCGATCTACTCCACCATCCGCCGGGTGCTGCCGCCGATGGGCGGGCTCGACCTCGCGCCGCTGGTGACGCTGATCGGGATCTACGCGATCCGCATCATCCTCGCGAACAACGCCGGGTTCTTCTACGGCTACTGA
- a CDS encoding MFS transporter — MTTDGTAQKALRRRIWGWFFFDWASQPYNTLLITFIFAPYVKELMGDGSAAQAAWGFGIGAAGLVIALLAPLLGAVADSGGHRLRWIWLFSALYMVGSGMLWFAAPSDFNLSVTLFFFALGLVGMEFATIFTNAMLPDLGPRDEIGRISGNGWAFGYLGGLIALALMLALFAESAATGKTLLGIDPVFGLDAAQREGTRAVGPLTALWYAVFMIPFFLWVKEPKTIPGKGAVRRGLAQLKDTLSRLPRRPSLFAYLASSMFYRDALNGMYAFGGIYAAGVLGWSVVDTGVFGILAIISGALFAWLGGKADTKLGPKPVITGMIVLLTLVAIAIVLVDRDRVFGLPVADGSKLPDLAFYLFGVLIGAGGGVLQSASRSMMVRQADPARMTEAFGLYALSGKATSFLAPLLIGTVTALSGSQRIGVTPLIVLFVLGLCLLRWVKPDGDRAE, encoded by the coding sequence ATGACGACGGACGGGACAGCGCAAAAGGCGCTCCGCAGGCGTATCTGGGGATGGTTCTTCTTCGACTGGGCCAGCCAGCCTTACAACACGCTGCTGATCACCTTCATCTTTGCCCCCTACGTGAAGGAGCTGATGGGCGACGGCAGCGCGGCCCAGGCAGCCTGGGGTTTCGGCATCGGCGCGGCGGGCCTCGTCATCGCCCTGCTCGCGCCGCTGCTCGGGGCAGTGGCCGACAGCGGCGGCCACCGGCTGCGCTGGATCTGGCTGTTCTCGGCACTCTACATGGTCGGTTCCGGGATGCTCTGGTTCGCCGCACCAAGCGATTTCAACCTCAGCGTCACGCTGTTTTTCTTCGCGCTCGGCCTGGTGGGCATGGAATTCGCCACGATCTTCACCAACGCCATGCTGCCGGACCTCGGCCCGCGCGACGAGATCGGCCGGATCTCGGGCAACGGCTGGGCCTTCGGCTACCTCGGCGGGCTGATCGCACTGGCGTTGATGCTGGCGCTCTTCGCCGAGAGCGCCGCCACCGGCAAGACCTTACTCGGGATCGACCCGGTCTTCGGCCTCGACGCCGCCCAGCGCGAGGGCACCCGCGCTGTCGGCCCGCTCACCGCGCTGTGGTACGCGGTCTTCATGATCCCCTTCTTCCTCTGGGTGAAGGAGCCCAAAACCATCCCCGGGAAAGGGGCCGTGCGTCGGGGTTTGGCGCAACTCAAGGACACGCTGTCACGGCTGCCTCGCCGCCCCTCGCTTTTCGCCTATCTCGCCTCGTCGATGTTCTACCGCGACGCGCTCAACGGCATGTATGCCTTTGGCGGCATCTACGCCGCGGGGGTGCTGGGCTGGTCGGTGGTCGACACCGGGGTCTTCGGCATCCTTGCGATCATTTCCGGCGCGCTCTTCGCCTGGCTCGGCGGTAAGGCCGACACCAAGCTTGGACCAAAACCGGTGATCACCGGGATGATCGTCCTGCTGACGCTGGTGGCCATCGCCATCGTGCTGGTCGATCGGGACCGCGTCTTCGGCCTGCCCGTCGCCGACGGCTCGAAGCTGCCCGACCTCGCCTTCTACCTTTTCGGCGTGCTGATCGGTGCCGGTGGCGGCGTGCTGCAATCGGCCTCGCGCAGCATGATGGTGCGGCAGGCGGATCCGGCGCGCATGACCGAGGCCTTCGGGCTCTACGCGCTCTCGGGCAAGGCCACCTCCTTCCTCGCGCCTCTGCTCATCGGAACGGTCACCGCGTTGAGCGGATCGCAGAGGATCGGCGTCACGCCGCTGATCGTCCTTTTCGTTCTGGGTCTGTGTCTGTTACGCTGGGTTAAACCAGACGGAGATCGAGCAGAATGA
- a CDS encoding queuosine precursor transporter, whose product MTRSYLPGILAMAATVLASNILVQILFGQWLTWGAFTYPVAFLVTDLMNRLYGVRAARKVVLAGFVTGVICSLIGTQVMLQGDGYSYPAVTLRVAIGSGAAFLVAQLVDVSIFDKLRGGAWWRAPLASTLVGSSLDTAIFFSVAFAGSLSFLEPGNDVSWANEALPLLGAGPVVPLWVSLGLADWMVKLSLAILALVPFRMIVSKALSSRAIA is encoded by the coding sequence ATGACACGCTCCTACCTTCCCGGCATCCTTGCCATGGCCGCCACCGTGCTGGCCTCGAACATCCTCGTGCAGATCCTCTTCGGCCAATGGCTGACCTGGGGCGCCTTCACCTATCCCGTCGCCTTTCTTGTCACCGACCTGATGAACCGCCTCTACGGCGTCAGGGCCGCGCGCAAGGTGGTGCTGGCGGGCTTTGTCACCGGGGTGATCTGTTCGCTGATCGGCACGCAGGTGATGCTGCAGGGCGACGGCTACAGCTATCCTGCCGTGACGCTGCGCGTTGCCATCGGATCGGGCGCCGCCTTCCTCGTGGCGCAGCTGGTGGACGTGAGCATCTTCGACAAGCTGCGGGGCGGTGCCTGGTGGCGCGCGCCGCTGGCGTCGACCCTGGTCGGCAGCTCGCTCGACACGGCCATCTTCTTCTCGGTGGCCTTCGCCGGATCGCTGAGCTTCCTCGAGCCGGGCAACGACGTGTCCTGGGCCAACGAGGCGCTGCCGCTGCTCGGCGCTGGCCCCGTTGTCCCGCTCTGGGTCTCGCTGGGGCTCGCCGACTGGATGGTGAAACTGTCGCTGGCGATCCTCGCCCTCGTGCCCTTCCGGATGATCGTTTCGAAGGCACTTTCTTCCAGGGCAATTGCCTGA
- a CDS encoding acyl-CoA thioesterase, which translates to MYPFLRLAKQQFLVRNAPPLATGETSVTRHICWPWDLDMFAELNNGRVLTLYDLGRMPIAKRSGLLALLKRERWGFAVAGATVRYRRRVKLFDRIEMRSRVIGWDPRFIYIEQGMWKRNGECASHAVFRTAVTSGAGMIAPERVMGLLGLETASPPLPLWVASWIEAEDHRPWPPMQEAVPAPLPLAATGEDAA; encoded by the coding sequence ATGTACCCGTTTCTGCGCCTCGCCAAGCAACAGTTCCTTGTTCGGAACGCCCCGCCGCTCGCCACCGGAGAGACCAGCGTGACCCGCCATATCTGCTGGCCCTGGGATCTCGACATGTTCGCCGAGCTCAACAATGGCCGGGTCCTGACGCTCTATGACCTCGGCCGGATGCCCATCGCGAAGCGCAGCGGCCTTCTGGCGCTGCTGAAGCGCGAGCGCTGGGGGTTTGCCGTCGCCGGCGCGACGGTGCGCTATCGCCGGCGGGTCAAGCTCTTTGACCGCATCGAAATGCGCAGCCGGGTGATCGGCTGGGACCCGCGGTTCATCTACATCGAGCAGGGCATGTGGAAGCGCAACGGCGAGTGCGCCAGCCACGCGGTATTTCGCACTGCAGTGACCTCGGGCGCCGGGATGATCGCGCCCGAGCGCGTGATGGGGCTTCTGGGCCTCGAGACCGCCTCGCCGCCGCTGCCGCTCTGGGTCGCCTCCTGGATCGAGGCAGAGGACCATCGCCCCTGGCCGCCGATGCAGGAGGCGGTGCCCGCGCCGCTGCCGCTGGCCGCCACCGGGGAAGACGCCGCCTGA
- a CDS encoding esterase-like activity of phytase family protein: MRLCPRSALSAARIAALTSILAVSACAETPETAPGARYVGAHTWHNSHDRFGGFSGLEVSDDGRQFTAISDRGSIVMGRFERAGGLADGAITGLAATPVEKLLDETGTRMHPDIDDAEGLAIGADGRLYVSFEGPPRVHASERYDRPATVLPKGPFYRQLQMNSGMEALAIDAQGRLLTLPERSGQLTRPFPVWRLEEGAWSHVFDLPRRGGFLAVGADIGPDGRFYLLEREFTGYAFRSRVRRFDIAGDEVRNEQTLFESAPLQFDNLEGIAVWSPAPGRIRLTMISDDNFKFFQKTQFVEYDLPESLDRADLSQ, from the coding sequence ATGCGCCTCTGTCCTCGCAGCGCGCTGAGCGCTGCGCGCATCGCGGCGCTCACAAGCATCCTGGCGGTCTCGGCCTGCGCCGAGACGCCAGAGACCGCGCCCGGGGCGCGCTATGTCGGCGCCCACACCTGGCACAATTCCCATGACCGCTTCGGCGGTTTCTCGGGGCTCGAGGTCAGCGATGACGGCCGGCAGTTCACCGCGATCAGCGACCGCGGCAGCATCGTCATGGGACGCTTCGAGCGCGCCGGAGGCCTGGCAGACGGCGCGATCACCGGGCTTGCGGCGACACCGGTGGAGAAGCTGCTCGACGAGACCGGCACGCGCATGCACCCCGATATAGACGATGCCGAGGGGCTGGCCATCGGGGCGGACGGGCGCCTCTACGTCTCCTTCGAAGGCCCGCCGAGGGTCCACGCCTCCGAGCGCTACGACCGCCCGGCGACCGTGCTCCCGAAGGGGCCGTTCTACCGGCAGCTGCAGATGAACTCGGGCATGGAGGCGCTGGCCATCGACGCGCAGGGCCGGCTGCTGACCCTGCCCGAGCGCTCCGGCCAGCTCACCCGCCCCTTCCCGGTCTGGCGGCTCGAGGAGGGCGCCTGGAGCCATGTCTTCGACCTGCCACGCCGTGGCGGCTTTCTCGCCGTGGGGGCCGACATCGGGCCGGACGGGCGCTTCTACCTGCTCGAGCGCGAGTTCACCGGCTATGCCTTCCGCAGCCGGGTACGCCGCTTCGACATCGCGGGCGACGAGGTACGCAACGAGCAAACCCTCTTCGAGAGCGCCCCGCTGCAGTTCGACAACCTCGAGGGTATCGCGGTCTGGAGCCCGGCGCCGGGGCGGATCCGACTGACGATGATCTCGGACGACAACTTCAAGTTCTTCCAGAAGACGCAGTTCGTCGAATACGACCTGCCGGAATCTCTTGATCGCGCGGACCTGAGCCAGTAA
- the arfB gene encoding alternative ribosome rescue aminoacyl-tRNA hydrolase ArfB translates to MLRITDTIHIEDWELTEQFIRSSGPGGQNVNKVSTAVELRFEAERSPNLPAPVKARLKRLSGRRWTKEGALVLQVEDTRSQARNREIARERLAELIRKALEKPRRRIATKPTLGSKNRRIKAKKERGEVKAMRGKVDPD, encoded by the coding sequence ATGTTGCGCATCACCGACACCATACACATCGAGGACTGGGAACTGACCGAGCAGTTCATCCGGTCCTCCGGCCCCGGCGGGCAAAACGTCAACAAGGTCTCCACTGCCGTCGAGCTGCGCTTCGAGGCTGAGCGCTCGCCGAACCTGCCCGCCCCGGTGAAAGCCCGGCTGAAACGTCTCTCCGGGCGACGCTGGACGAAGGAGGGCGCGCTGGTGCTGCAGGTCGAGGACACGCGAAGCCAGGCCCGCAACCGCGAGATCGCCCGCGAACGCCTCGCCGAGCTGATCCGCAAGGCGCTGGAAAAGCCGCGCCGCCGCATTGCCACCAAACCAACGCTCGGGTCCAAGAACCGCAGGATCAAGGCCAAGAAGGAACGCGGCGAGGTCAAGGCGATGCGCGGCAAGGTCGATCCGGACTGA
- a CDS encoding diaminopropionate ammonia-lyase, which yields MAQELTRNADTDEAFTLVLNAQAVPGSLWTEGQNAILSDAGFAHAANTIRAWPGYAETPLVTLPALAAEIGVATLHYKDESPRFGLGSFKALGGAYAVARLLQKELSTLLGRAVTMEEIIARAIPEAARITVCCATDGNHGRSVAWGAQSFGCGCVIFIHATVSEGRKAAIESFGAEVRRTPGNYDDSVREAQEVASEEGWFVVSDTSYPGYMDVPRDVMQGYELMAAEAFDALPAPPSHVFVQTGVGGMAAAVTAQAVRRYGADRPKIVLCDPDRAACFLASYRSGARTAVHGDLDTLMAGLACGEVSALAWEILQDHGDAVIVLTDAAAIDAMRRLAFPEGGDPALVAGESAVAGVAGLRLAMTDPEARALLGLDEASRILTFGTEGDTDPELYAELVGAPAAQIRAQQRTTP from the coding sequence ATGGCCCAGGAACTCACCCGCAACGCAGACACAGACGAGGCCTTCACGCTTGTCCTCAACGCGCAGGCCGTCCCCGGCTCGCTGTGGACCGAAGGCCAGAACGCCATCCTCAGCGACGCTGGCTTCGCCCACGCCGCGAACACCATCCGCGCCTGGCCCGGCTATGCCGAGACGCCCCTCGTCACGCTGCCGGCACTGGCGGCGGAGATCGGCGTCGCGACTCTGCACTACAAGGACGAGAGCCCCCGCTTCGGCCTCGGCAGCTTCAAGGCGCTCGGCGGCGCCTACGCAGTGGCGCGGCTGCTGCAGAAGGAGCTCTCGACCCTGCTCGGCCGCGCGGTGACCATGGAGGAGATCATCGCCCGCGCGATCCCCGAGGCCGCGCGGATCACCGTCTGCTGCGCCACCGACGGCAACCATGGCCGCTCGGTCGCCTGGGGCGCGCAGAGCTTTGGCTGTGGCTGCGTGATCTTCATCCATGCAACCGTCTCCGAGGGTCGCAAGGCCGCCATCGAATCCTTCGGCGCCGAGGTCCGCCGCACTCCGGGCAACTACGACGACTCCGTGCGCGAGGCCCAGGAGGTGGCGAGCGAGGAAGGATGGTTCGTGGTCTCCGACACCTCTTATCCGGGCTACATGGACGTGCCGCGCGACGTGATGCAAGGCTACGAGCTCATGGCCGCCGAGGCGTTCGACGCCCTGCCCGCGCCGCCCAGCCACGTCTTCGTGCAGACAGGGGTCGGCGGCATGGCCGCGGCGGTCACCGCCCAGGCTGTGCGCCGCTACGGCGCGGACCGCCCGAAGATCGTGCTCTGCGATCCCGACCGGGCCGCCTGTTTCCTCGCGTCCTACCGCAGCGGCGCGCGCACTGCGGTGCACGGCGATCTGGACACGCTCATGGCCGGGCTTGCCTGCGGCGAGGTCTCGGCCCTCGCCTGGGAGATCCTGCAGGATCACGGCGATGCGGTGATCGTGCTCACCGATGCCGCCGCCATCGACGCCATGCGCCGCCTCGCCTTCCCCGAGGGGGGTGATCCGGCGCTGGTCGCGGGCGAGTCGGCCGTCGCCGGCGTCGCCGGGCTCCGCCTCGCCATGACCGACCCCGAGGCCCGAGCTTTGCTGGGTCTCGACGAAGCCTCCCGCATTCTCACCTTCGGCACCGAGGGGGACACCGATCCCGAGCTCTACGCCGAGCTCGTCGGCGCCCCGGCCGCACAGATCCGCGCCCAGCAAAGGACCACGCCATGA